In the Malaclemys terrapin pileata isolate rMalTer1 chromosome 3, rMalTer1.hap1, whole genome shotgun sequence genome, CACAAACTTTATTCTTCAAGTATGATGTACATGtatgtatatacttgttcatgTACACACCCTCATGTCAGCAGTAACAACCAGAAACTCTTGGTGTTCACTTTAGCCTCCTTAATATGCTAATAAGTTGCACACCCCTCATCTACTTCCCACTGTTTGAAGAAACTAAGCTGTGCAGAAGTTGGGATAAAAGGTATCCAGTGATAAACATGTATACTAACTGCTAGATTCTTccttatatacacacagtattttTGAAAGACTGTTCCCATCCTTGACTCCCCTCAAACACACCAATAATCCCCTGTACTTTGACAAAAACAATGGTGTGTTCAAAAGCAGTGTGCTTCTACCATCTCTTTGTTGCGCTCCTTGAGCAACCACAAGTGGACTGCACTTTCCCAGATACTCTGCTACTCTTCCAAAATACCCTTCAATGTCCCTACAATGTATCTGAGTGCCCCGAGACTTAAGGGAACCTAATGGTAAAATGTAGGCAAGCATACCTAATTGTTGTGATAACATGAAATCTGTGGGAAAGCTTTAACAGTCATAGGAAACCCATTTATTAAAATCCAGAACAATGacagaaatatgaaaataatCTGAGTAACCATTAGTGTTGTCCACTATGGAAGATATGTTGCCATTTTCAGGGACCTCAAAGACTAGCAAGTCTTTAAGGCTCGTACCATGGCTTTGTTTTTGCCAGCACCATCCTAATGATTTCTGCAGAACATTTTCAAGTTAAGCAGACATAATTTACTGGCATTTAGTTATGTGTTAAAACAGAACCAGACCTCTTCTAATAAAGGGTAATATTAAATTTGTTTTAAGGCTAACACATTAATGTTTTCTATCAATCCTGTACTCAAATTTTCTAGTTATGCATTATAAAATAATcagcaacaaaagaaaaaatgttagaCTGAGCTGGACTGGTAAAACTATTTGTTGCTAAAAATACCACTAAAGTTAATTATAAATAAGAATGTTAACTCATGTATGCCTATTTTTTTCAATAcaggaagcaatttttttttttctgtaacagaGAATTGGCACTGAATTTacaaagtgaaaatatttttctatttaaaattatattctaGGTTTATTACTTtttttggggaaactgaggaaacaaatggaaaaaacttGTCATCTTACTTTGACAACCACACAACTGCAGCCCACTACTTTGCGGGGTTTTCCTTCTCTGTCGATTTTGCAGAGACCTACCCACTCACCCAGTTTCTTGTTGTCATCAACCTGTTAAAGACATTAGTATGTTAGAACTGCACTTTCCTTGATGCAATCAGAATAAGATCAAAGCTGCTGTAGACTCAGAAACATTGGGTAACGTTTGTGGCTGCTTTCCTCACAAATATCAGTAGAGGGAGCCAAACTATCATCATTGTACAGCTCTAACAGGATTCTGAAGAATACAGCTCTAAATTTGTAACTGAAGTTTCAATACTCACTTTTATCAAGTTGATCTGGTGTTCTGCACAAAGGGCTTCAACCAACTTTACGTACATGGGTTCGTCGCAGTTTGAAGCAAGAACACAAAGGTGGGCTTGGCGTCTAATATAAAGAACATTTATACACAAGTTACACAACAAGTTATTCCAAAGTCAATAGATTTTCATTAGTAATTAAGCCATGAACTAAAATACAATATTCAATGTCTATTTGCCTGCAATAAACCACTTTTTGTAAAACCTATCTGATCCCACCAATATGTTGAGATTCAGTTTACAAGAGAATAAATAACTTTTAATCAAGCTTTAGAAGGTTTTACTGCATCAATATCAGAGTTCATGGTTTAACTGACAGGAATCCACTTCAGTTTTGAAAACAATCTCAAAAAACATTGATTACATGGAACCGCTGCCCTTGATTTAGTGTAGTGAGATCCCAGTATCTGCAAATGACTGCATATAGGCACACCTCCATATTACAGCAAACAGTCAACTGCAAGAGTGAGGCCTTCACTGTGTAGTTCAAATGACAGCAATCCATTAGCACAACTAGGATTGTGAAGTAAAAATGTATGTCCACTAGTTATATTTGACATTTAAattataaactcttcaaggcagggatctTGTCTGCCTGTTTGCACAGCAGCTATCATGACAGGACCTCAAGTTTAATTAGGGCCTCTGTACACTATTGCTATACATACTTTTTTGGATAGATTGAAGAGGAAGATGAGAGTAAGGGAGACCGGAAAGAAGGCAGTTACAGGATCCCgggcaaggaaaaaaaaaaaaaaaaaaaaaaaaaaaaaaacagtggcacAAGccatgaattttttttcttcactttatGCATTTTGACTATTAAGATGACTAGAGTTGTTTGAACTTTGTATGCAATTttaccccccctcccacccagggcaACTGGAATGGAGTTATTGTAGTTGTTCACAATCTCTCAAGTAAAAGTTCTATGAATAACATATTGGAtaaaggtgggggagggcaccACTGAAAAAGAATGGGATCTGACTGAGGATCCACCTGAATCATGGGCATGGGTTTGGCTCTGACTCTGATCTCTCCTGATCCCCCTCGTGCAAGAATTGGAATCAGGGGCATCAGTCATTACGCCCAGACCTGATTACAACCATGATGCTACTTCATCTATTCCATCCAGCACCACACATCTGATTATCTGAAGAGATGAATGCAGCTAAAAACAGGCTCTTAGTATTGTACTTAACACACTTTAAAAGAATCCACCTATTAAATATCACTACTAACCGTGGTCCTGTGCTAATacctctccatcccccacccagcCTACAACAAATAAAGTTTTACATATAGGCAGCTCAAAAAGCAATGTCTCTTTAGGCAATATAATTGTATTTCCTAAAGTATGTTTCAGGCAGTTGACTGTACATAGTCTAGGTCTTTTTCCTTTCTCACCCctgtttttatattatatttcagTCTATTTCCTTAAACTTACAGGTTTGTCAGACTACTTTTATCACTCATAAAAAGAGTGAAGGGGTATCCGACATTTTTGAGAGTCATCATTCAAACACTGTAGTTTTATTGGAGTTTTGAAAGCTATTATATACCTAAACCTAAAAAGGTTATTCACATATGCATCTCTATCTTACTTTGCCACTAAGTGTGTGCTCTGAGACCAACTCACATACCACATTTGGTAACAGATACAGAATAAGTTTCAGCTTTATGTTCTGTTTTATAAGATTTTATTTGCAATATATTATACAGAAGTTCGTCGAATGAAAccagaaaataaattaaaggtTACCAAAAAAATGAAGACAAGTTTTCCCAAATAGACCTATTCTCAATGAGATCTTGAGAAGATTTTTATCCCCAGTTAAATTAAGTTTAGTAGACCCCAAATCTCATACTGTCTATAAACAACTCTATCAGCTCTCCAAAACAAGGGCCATACTAGTCAAACTACATTTAAAGTAGAGACTCAAGCAAACTACATGCAGACTAAGATTTCCTAAACTCCAATCATGTTGCGTGTGCTATCCCACAACTATTCATGAAAGCAATTTTTGCTTGGGTGTACTCAGTTACATGATGCAACTACATAACACAAGCACAGGAAACCCAGCATCTTGGGACCATAACCTGTAATTTGAGGGTTTACAATTTTAcatatgacagaaggactgataGTCTCCTCGTTAGTGGGACCAGATTTCAAGTGGAAACCTTTTCATGCTACTATATATCCAAATACCTATACAAATCTGGTAGTGCACCTACATTAACAAATATTTAAACAGATTTGCTCATTACAATACACAGCCCCGAAATAAGACTTACTTGTCCAAGGCTTTGGCAGCTTCACGAATACCACGAGCTAAGCCATCGTGGATGAGTGCGGTCTTCAGCACTTCTTGCAGAGCGGTGTTAACATCCATTACACCTCCAGCAGCAATGCTAAACAATTGAACACAGACATAACTCCGCGCTCACCTGCCAGTCTCCCGCCTTAGGACCCCGGAGACCTTCCCTGCAAACACCGGGGCAATAACACACCGGAGGTGGGGTGCGCAGGTCCACACaaccctgctgcagcccagcccggctccccccgcTGCAGGTGAAGCCCCCGACCCGGAGATCCCGCCGCCCATTCCTCCCACCCGGCTCCGAACACGCGGCGAGGCCGCGCAGGCCTGGGCCGGGCCACGAGCGCTCAGCGCCCGGCGGAGCTACAGGCGGCAGCACGTGGCGCGCGGGGCCCGGCATCGGCCACGCGCCCCCCTCCCAGGGCGCCCGAGCGGAGCTACTGGGACCCAgcgcccttccccccaccccccagtctgcgcccccggccccggctctcACCCTTCCTCGGCCATGGTCGGTGGGGGTCGCTCCCGCCCGGGATTTGCTGAAACACAAGCGGCAGAACGAGAAGGTTAGTGGCGGTGGCggacacagccccgccccccgcagatGCCCCCGGGACGGGGGTTAAATTCGCGCCGCGGCCCGGTTCCCACTTACCCCGCAGCCTCTACGAGTCACCAGCGAaagagggggcggggccccggcGGCGCCTTCTTAAGGGCGCGAGGACCCCGGCGCTGCCGCGCGCTCCCGGAAGAAGTGTCTTcggaactgcctgagccgctgTGTGTCACCGACTCCCGTTCACAAGCGTTGCTGACGAAAAAAACCCGCCCCCGTCTCCTCTggctgtgacccctccccccacagagccgAGTGACGTGTTTCGGCCAGAACTTTTTACCACAGGAACATGCCGGGGCGGGTGGGAGCCTCTGGCGGAGCCGGGCCAAACCCCGCCGGTGGCGGGAACCCGCCTCGGAGAAGatgagcccggcccggccgagggtttccccccagccctgctggattCAGCGCCGCTCTGCCTTTGCTCTCCTGCTTCCCTCCTGGGAGCGCAGTTGCCAGTTTTAACGCGGTAAATAAgcccccgactttcacaataagccaaaaatgaagctaatcccatttcaaaacaagccagtccctaagaaGCTCAACACAATGTGACTGGATCCCCTGGTGTGCAGTCTGGGGCTATGGTGGACCCGCTGTGCACACCCCTGATTCtctcccctgcttgctgggagctgataaaacaaacaaacaaacaaaaaaaaccccagagactgcttcaattaacaaaactcgagacagagcagagagaaagagaagaaaaagccaaaaaggaggcccatgaaagagagatggagctggaaaaagccaaagaggaggctcacaagagaactatggagctgaaagaaaaagagatggaggagagagaaaaagaaaggaagcatgaactggaagtagcaaaggctaagcaggatgcacctgccaatgctaacaacccccctccaggtaccacttcccatcccagaaaattccccatctacaaggcaggcgatgatactgaggccttcttagaaaattttgaaagggcctgccttggatacagcatcactgcagaccagtacatggtagagctgaggccgcagctcagtggacccttagcagaggtggcggctgaaatgcctaaggaacacatgaacagttatgaactttttaaaaacaaggccagactcagaatggggctaacacccgagcatgcccgtcggcggttcagagccctaaagtggaaaccgg is a window encoding:
- the RPS12 gene encoding 40S ribosomal protein S12, which encodes MAEEGIAAGGVMDVNTALQEVLKTALIHDGLARGIREAAKALDKRQAHLCVLASNCDEPMYVKLVEALCAEHQINLIKVDDNKKLGEWVGLCKIDREGKPRKVVGCSCVVVKDYGKESQAKDVIEEYFKCKK